DNA from Helicoverpa zea isolate HzStark_Cry1AcR chromosome 22, ilHelZeax1.1, whole genome shotgun sequence:
AGAACTTAGCGTAGTACGGAAGTTCAAAGCTTTGTGCAAACGTTTTTGTTGATGTCAACTCTTCTTTCAATGTGTTTTCAAAGTTATGATTTGAGATGGAACCAGAGTCACTATTTTCTTTTCCCGGTGAAGGTTTAGTTGGGTTAGAATTACTGATGCGCAGGTAAAGTAGTTCTAAGCTAGTTTTCAGTATTGGAGAGATGTGACGCCAAAGTTTTGACAAGTCGGAAGCATTTATCTCATTCCTAATTATTGGCTCGCAGTATTTTATGAAGTTGACGCATGCCATGTGCTGCAATTCTATCAGATCGCGACACGGTCTATAAAATACGCTCAAAAATGCATTGAGAAAGTTCGCAAATAGCTCTGGTTTTTCCAATTCCTCTTTAATTTCATCATCAACTTCATATGTGACAAGTAAATGGCGAATGAAACTCTTTTGATGTAAAAAGATTATTTTGAATAGTTCCTCTTTGTTGTAGTTTGGGAAAAACAACTTTATGGGTTCACGAACACCCATTTTGAAGTAGAAGTTCTCGTAAACAAGGTGTGTTATGAATATAGTGCAGATATTGAGGTTGCAAAGTTCTTGTAGTCTTAAAAATGTGCTCATTATGTTGTGGTCCATGCTGCGGAGTCTTTCAGCCCTGTCGAACACTATAACCACCGGGTCATAACCAATTTGTGTCTCTTGTAGCCGGTTCAAACTATTAGTGAGATCCATCAAAGTTTCGCATTTAACCTCAGTTTCTTCACTCTCTAACCCCAACAGAATACTCTCGAACATGATTTTAGGTGTGTAGCATTCAATACAGTCGATAACAACGTATTTGTAGTTCAAAGTTTGTAGGATAGAGTTTACGCACAAAGTTTTTCCGGTAGCCATACTGCCACTGATAAATATAGAACAAGGTAAACACTCGTCATCTTCTCCGAGCAGATTAAACAAGTCGTTTAATTGTTCTTCCCTGCAAGGCACTTTGTTTTGTAATTCttccattttttattatttttaacaacctCTCACTCGCGTTTTGCactattttggtatttttgacAGTTGACTATTTTGGCGGTTGACTTGACGTTCCGTTTCTCGTGTCCGGCGCGGCGGATCGCGACGCATCGCGTGCGGTCTCACTACGTCGTTTTTATAACGTTCGGTTAATTCCCTATTATGTATTTCTTTCCAAtcagttttgtttatatttacaatCTAATTCGTACTTTTTTCTGTTTCAGAATTTTGCAGTAGAGTTACAGTTGGAAAATCAATCCGAAATAGACATCGATCAATTCAAAGATGCCCTGAACAGGGCGGGAGGAGCAAACTACGGGACTGGGGTCAGGGATTTATGAATTGCACAATAACATATCCGCCTATATCCAAACATATCAGCGCTTTGATTTTAAAACAGCCCTCTTCTACTTAGCCATAGAGCTCTTAGTGGAAGATAGCTACACTTAAAATCAAAGTTATGATAACTTTTTTAATGATTAGGCCATCATCAGGCCCAAAATTGATTTTTCTATAAGTAGGAAtgtgctttttattttaaatttttatactgGTGTGATTAAGTTCAGCATTAGTCATTTTATCCTGTTTTGGTCGAAAagaaacctatttatttttttactaaattgatattcgaacttatttttttttatttagggaaattgaaaaatttcaataatttatttttttaaagtcattGTGCAATTATTATACTCGATAATGTAACGTAAGGATTTGCCAAAAAATCTTAAGTGAATGTTGCCATGTATAGGGCGCGTTAAgtgcatttatttttttgtctacctgTATTTTACTGTGACgaaattttacaatgtattgtaTACAAATGAATTTGGATTTAAACTGGCTTTTATATACATTGTCTAGTGTTTATTACCCAGCATTATTGGTAAACGAATTGaagtaaatacatacattaaccAAACGAccatagtttgttttatttaatccaTTATCCCACAAGGTTCTTCTGTCGGTTACATACTCTTCCCGTAATAGAGTCTCTGAGATGGTCGATTAGATAAGTCaatttagatataaaaatagttCTTAAATAACACGAATGCGCGAATTCAAAACATCGGAAGCTCACCCTGGATCGATGtggacttttaatattttatttatggtaaTCCCAATTAAATTCAGCTCTGTacgaatttttgttatttcaaacgTCTCATTTGACTGGGCTATGATAGAGATTAGTAaaccattaaataaaacaaaaatctttatcttCAAATACAACTTTATTTCGAAAAAGTCAACACTTTCACTTAAAGATTACATTATTGACAGATTATTTGTTTCAACAGCAATATAAAACCTACACAAATCAAATGAATGAGTGACACCATTTAACTAAAACGATacccgaaccattttcagttgtcatcGACGATTTGACCAATAAGCGAcaatttcacggctggttatagtttatttatcgttatagttaaatgttgTAACCCAAAGTTAGTGTTTTATTGCAAATTGAAACTAAATGCttgttaaatatgtaatataaaaa
Protein-coding regions in this window:
- the LOC124641223 gene encoding origin recognition complex subunit 5 is translated as MEELQNKVPCREEQLNDLFNLLGEDDECLPCSIFISGSMATGKTLCVNSILQTLNYKYVVIDCIECYTPKIMFESILLGLESEETEVKCETLMDLTNSLNRLQETQIGYDPVVIVFDRAERLRSMDHNIMSTFLRLQELCNLNICTIFITHLVYENFYFKMGVREPIKLFFPNYNKEELFKIIFLHQKSFIRHLLVTYEVDDEIKEELEKPELFANFLNAFLSVFYRPCRDLIELQHMACVNFIKYCEPIIRNEINASDLSKLWRHISPILKTSLELLYLRISNSNPTKPSPGKENSDSGSISNHNFENTLKEELTSTKTFAQSFELPYYAKFLLIASYLASYNPPKEDKRLFMKHHGKQRKRLQQVRAKAKITEKLNTQLGPKVFTLDRLLAIFYAILEEKIGLTSNLLAQIATLVELKLIAGSKEIDLDTAKYKCIVGYDFISAVAQTVGFNVRKYLYDFM